The genome window GAATAATCGACAAAATTAATGGCCAAAATCCGCTATTATGTTCTGCGGATTTTGCGGTGGACATATATTGCGAAATATCAGTTGCATGAAGTTTATGAATATCAATAAACGACCCCGGATGAGTAATGTTAGCCATTACGATCCCTAAAATCAACGCAATCGTGGTTAAAACTTCAAAATAAATTAATGTTTTTCCACCAATCCGACCTAACTTTTTAATATCACCAATATTAGCAATTCCGACAGTCAAGCAAGAAACAACAATTGGCATTACGATCATTTGAATCAGCCGGATAAAGATTGTTCCTAAGCTCTGCATAACAGTGATGGCACTCTTATTTTGATAGAAAATTAATCCACAAATAATACCAAGGGCCAGCCCAATCATAATTTGCCAGCCCATACTGAGGCGCCCGAAACGATATCGCTTCACTTTATATCAATCTCCCTTATGTAGTCTTATTATACTTTAGCACATTTTTAGTAAGATTTTAGCAATTTTTAAGATTTTATTTAATTAAATCCGAACACTTTTTGCTCTCTTCAGGTATTTTATTCACTTCAATATAATAATCCTAATTTATAATTCGTAATTTTCACTAAAGAAAAATAAGACCGCTACTAAGTATTTCTCTAATATGATAGAGTGTTTAGAGAATATTTAATTGAACAGGAGTAATTTATGAACGCTTGGATAACGGAATTTATTAATCAGTTTGGTTATTTTGCAATTGCCTTACTAATTGCCCTTGAAAATGTCTTTCCACCGCTACCATCCGAAATTATCCTTACAATGAGCGGATTCATGACGACCACCACTTCATTATCAATTATTGGTGTAATTATCGCCGCAACAATTGGTTCGCTTATCGGGGCACTTATCTTATATGCCCTTGGTCGCCAGTTAACTGTTAAACGTCTCGAACGTCTTCTTAGTCATCGCTTATTTAAACTTCTAGGCTTTCATCAAGATGATGCTAAAAAAGCAGTCGATTGGTTTAATAAACATGGGACAGGTGGCATTCTCTATGGCCGCTGCATTCCCGTTATCCGCAGTTTAATCTCTATTCCTGCTGGGATCGCGCAAACTTCATTAGGGAAATTCTGCCTTCTCACTACGATCGGAAGCGCAATTTGGAATACACTGCTTGTCGTTCTCGGCGCTTGGGTCGGCCAATCGTGGAATAAAATTGTCATAATCTTTAATGATTATACAACCGTTGCTATCATCATTATGGCGATCGTTGGTTTATACTTTGCTTATCGGTGGTATCAAAAAAGAATAAAAAAACCTAAATTTCAAGAATAAGTTAGCCACTGGACTCAAATAAATAATACTGACCAATTGATTATTGGTTGATGGAGCTGTGATATCTCTTGGTAGAAGGCCTTACGATAGATATCCATTGACGAATGTCCATTAAACATAGCTCGTGGATAGTGATTCATCCAATCATTAGTTGCTATGATCTGAGCACTACTATAGTTATTTATAGCTTCACCTTTGGTAATTTCCTTGCGGAGAAACCGGTTATTGATCTCATTGGATCCACGTTCCCAAGGGGAATACGGATCAGCATAGAAAACATGATCGTGAACTTGTGTTAACTCACTAAATTCTGAACTGTTGTCAGAGGTTATTGTCTTAAAGATGCGATAGTAAGCATCTGTGCCCATTTTCTGGCGTAAATTTATAAAGAACTGATTTACTGCATGCGCAGTTTTACCAGCAATTTTACTCGTGATATTAACTCGTGAAGGGCGATCAGTCATTACTAGTACAACACTGTCATTACCGTTTTTCTGTCCCTGAACTGTATCTAGTTCCCAATGGCCAATTTCGGACCGTTGGTCCGCAGTTTAAGGTCGTTGAGCAATATTAGGCCCTAAGCACCTTTTAGCTTGCGGATGAGTTCGATGATGCTTACGTTTAGGTTTTTCAAAGAGGTCTAAATTGGACGTACGAAGCACACCCTCATTAATCCATTGATATAAAGTTACAACCGACTTTGGGATCAGGGTGCCATCATTCATTAAATCTCGAGCCTTATAAATAACCGCTTGTGGGGAGTAATGGTGGTCGTCAAACTCACCAAGCATTAGCTGATCAGCTAATCGTAAAAATTGCTTTGAAGAATAATATAAGCGACGACGACCAGAATGGCGGTGATGTTCAAGATATGTGGCCTGACCAGCTTCATAACTATAGATGTAGTAAGAATATTCGTAAATCTTACCATTAGATTTTTGACGACGAAGTTGGCGGACCGTACCACGGTTGAGCTCGTTATTAACTGTTTGATGATTAACTCCTAATTGGCGACCAATTGCGCGATTGGAAAGTCCTTGCGACTTTAAAGTCGCAATCATCACACGTTCTTCTTTAGTAAAATGAGCATTCTTTTTATGAGTAGTCAATAAACTAGTAGACATGGTATCATTTAAGTACGTCATTTGACGGACATCCGTTCATATAGGTTTGGTTCACTTAATATGATACCTGATGTCACGCCGAGTGGCGTTTTTTATTTACCACCAACTGGGTGGCTAACTTCATTCTATAATCCACCAGAATAAAAAAATAAAATGATTCAGTTTTTATTGGTAAAGGGTTCTAGCACCATTACTATTAAAACTGAATCATTTTTATATGCTATCGGGTTGTTTGCCGTTTGATCAAGTGAGTTCCGACAACTGTCTTACATGGATCATTATTGGGATTCTGCAGCCGTTTAATCATCATATCAACTGCGGCATGCGCCATTTCATCAGTGGCAACATGTACTGTTGACATACTTGGATAAACATACTTAACTATTGCCGTATCGTTAAAACTAATCAGAGCGATTCGATTCGGAACGTTAATTTTGGCTTCTTGAATCGCTTTAAGCGCGCCAACTGCCATCGGATCATTTGCTACAAAGATTCCATGCGGCATACGGTCACCAAGCGTCGCAATTGCCTTTTTCATCGCGTTATATCCTGACATCGAGGTGTAGTTGCCAGCAAATATAAATTCTGGATGATAAAGGTTTTGTTGACGTAAGTTACTTTCAAAATAGAATCGCCGCAAATCAGGAACAATTTGTTGGTCCGTTGTCTTTTCAGTTCCTGCCAACATACCAATATCGTTAATTCCTTCGCTAACAAATTCTGAAATAACTGACCGCACTGCATTTTCAAAGTCCGGTACTAAGCAATCGTAACCGGCAGCCAAACTATCGTAATCAACAAACACAATATTAGAAGTTACTAACCGCAATGCTTGAACTTGCGAATCACTAAATTTTCCAATCGCGATGATGCCCGTAACATCGCGAGGAATTTCTTCCATATTATTTTGATAAACCGGAACCGTCTGTAGTCCCTGTTGTTGAGCTGCTCGTTCGATTCCCATCCGAATCGCCATGTAATACAAATCATCCAATTCCTGCGTAAGAGAATACCATTGAACAACAGCTACTCGTTGTACTTGGTTATTGCGTGCTCGCTTATGCTTAGTATAGTTAAACTCTTCGGCAGTGGCTAACACTCGCTGACGTGTCTTTTCATTTACAGAAAGCGTCACATCATTATTTAAAATTCGCGATACAGTCGCAATAGAGACCCCTGCTTTATCCGCGATATCATGTAATGTTACTGCCATACTGCTTCAGCGCCCCTTTCTTCATTTTAGGTTAAAACTATTTTAAGGCATCAACGAATCGTTGCCAACCTTCATTTCCAGCTGCATCATCCTTAAAGACTCCCGCATTTTCTAGAACATTGGCAAAGACATTAGCAAGCTCTTGTTCCATAACCTCATCGACATTATCCGCGGTGATATTAATCCCTGACTGAACTTCTTTTGCCCATGGAAGATGACTATCTGCAATCTTATTTTCAGCACCAAGCCAAAACTTCTTAACTTCATTTAATTCATCTTTGAGCCGCGCTGGTAAAATTGCTCGGCCCATCACTTCAATCAAACCAATATTTTCCTTTTTAATGTGCCATAGTTTTTCATGGGGGTGGAAGATTCCAAGCGGATATTCATCATTAGTATTATTATCCCGCAAAACTAAATCAAGAACAAACTTATCGTCCTCCCGATGTATGATAGGGGTAACAGTATGGTGCCGCGTCTGTCCATCAAAAGCTTTAATGCCAAGACTTTCATCACTATATTGATCCCATACCTTAATAATATGTGTACCAAGATCTATTAGTTGCTCAGTATCTGTACTAGTTAAACGAATATCGCTCATTGGCCAGTTAACAATTCCCGCATCAACAGCTGGATATTCAGCAAAGTGTAATTCTTTCTTAATGGAGGCTTTCATCATTGGGAAAATATGCTTCCCACCTTGATAGTGCTCATGAGCAAGCATCGAACCACCAACAATTGGTAAATCAGCATTACTTCCAACAAAATAGTCTGGGAATTGCTTTTCGATTTCAACCAAGTTAATTAAAGTTTGCCGATTGATCTTCATTGGTTCGTGCTTACTATCGAGGAAGATACAGTGTTCGTGGAAGTAAGCATATGGTGAATACTGGAATCCCCATTGTTGTCCACCTACTGTTATCCGAATAATACGGTGGTTGCTTCGTGCTGCTTGTCCAAGGCGTCCCCTGTAACCCTCATTTTCCATGCAAAGGGCACATTGTGGGTACTTCTTGGCGGTATCATGAGCAGCTGCTGCAATTGCTTTGGGATCCTTTTCCGGCTTTGAAAGATTGATGGTAATTTCAAGATTGCCGTACTTAGTTGGTTTATCAAAGACAACATTCTTTTTGATAGCAGCTACTTTAACATAGTCGTTGCTGGTACATAGGTTATAGAACCAATCAGTCGCGGTTGATGGAGATTGTTGGTACTTTTCCCAGAACTTATGATTGACTACTGATGGCGTTGGGGTCATCAAGTCATAAAGCTGATCGTTTAAAATTTCTTTAGCAGTTTGACCATCATCAATTTTGCCGCGTTTAACAGCTAGATCAACGAGTTGGTTAACAACTGGTTCATCATCTTTAGCTTCAACATCTTCATCACCAACAAAGCCCCGAATCTTGTTTAAAACATAGATTCGGTCGAGTGGTTCATAAGTTCCACTAGCAATCACTTGGTCAGCAAACTTTTCCATTAACTTCATTTTCTCATTCCCCCACTAAAATACTATTAAAGCTTATGTGGTCCATCAACAACTTCAGCATCATAGAAACTGGCATCGTAACCAATCTTGTCCCGGTAGATCTTTCCAACATTCTTTTTGAAGTTTTCTGCTTCTGACTTCTTAACAATGGCAATCGCACTGCCGGCAAATCCACCGCCGACCATTCGAGCACCAAGGCAGCCTGGTTGATTCCATGCGTTTTCTGCTAAGGTGTCAAGCTCTTTACCAGTCACTTCATAATCATATTTAAGTGATACATGAGAAGCATTGATCAGACGGCCTAATTCTTCAAGATCGCCCTTTTCCATTGCATCAATGGCTTTCTTTGTCCGTTCATTTTCACTAACTGCATGACGGGCACGACGAATCAGTGTGTCATCATCAATTAAGTAAGTGTATTGATCAAATGTATCGGAGTCTAATTCCCCAAGTTTGTTAATATCAAGCTTCTTGTTAAGACGTTTAACTGCTTCTTCGCATTCTTGGACCCGTTCGTTGTATTTGGAACCAGCTAAGGAGTGGTTCTTATTAGTACTCATGATAATGATTTCATAATCGCCAAGTTCAAGCGGCAGATACTTATATTCAAGAGTGTTGCAGTCAAGATAAATTGCGTTATTTTCTTTACCCATTCCGACAGCAAATTGGTCCATGATTCCGGAATTAAGACCAACGAAATCATTTTCAGTCTTTTGGCCAAGTTTAACTAATTCAATTTCATCAATATCAAGATTAAATTCATCCTTCAAGATATTTCCCATCAACATTTCAATTGATGCTGATGACGATAAGCCTGAACCATAAGGAAGAAAACCGTGGATGTATAAGTTAAATCCGTGATCAATCTTGAAGCCCCGTTGCTTTAGATAAACCAACATCCCCTTAAAGTAGTTAACCCACTTTTCATCTTTAGCATTTTGCGGTTCTGTATCATTAATGTCAAAAGTAATAATCTTACTATCTTCTTCTTTTGCCGAATTAGCTGAGTAAATGGCTACTGTTGTATCTTCACGCGGACCATATACCCCATAGGTTCCAATACTGATCGCACATGGAAAAACATGGCCGCCATTATAATCAGTATGTTCCCCGATTACATTAATTCGGCCTGGTGAAAAGAATACATCCTTACCCGGTTCTTTAAACACGTCTTGGTATTCAGCTAAAAATTGTTGCTTATCCATCAGCATAACCTCCATACATCAAACAAACATTAGTAAACTTTTACTAAATACAATTTACTACTTTTTAACCACCTCGTCAATAAGCGCTTACAAATAATTCAGCGCAACAAAGAAAACGATTACACAGAGCCAGAGTTGATATACACGATCCATCTTTTAATGCTACACTAGTTATAAATAATTGGAGGATTCAAATGAAGAAATATCAACCAACCGATCTAATTAAATTTGCTTCACGTACTGGACGCTGGACCGTTAAAAAGATTAATAATATGCCCACCTTATACACCACTAACCTTGGCAGCTACCTTCGTTTTAAGGTTTCAAATGCTAAAAAATGTCAAATTTCTGTTTTGCCAAATCAAAATTCCCTATCTCCTAGCCAAGTGTTTGCTTTTCGAATTGATGGCGGAAAGTGGCAACGGGCACAAGCTAGCTTAGAAAAAATTGATATTCCACTTGATTCGACATTACATACTATCGAAATAATGGCAGCCGGTAATACCGATATTGACGAAGTATGGCAAGGTAATGAAGGCTTTGCAATTAAAAATATTTATCTCGATACCGGCGAAATTATGGCAGCCCCGCAGCGTCCTGTGGTCAACTTTATCGGTGATTCAATCACAGCCGGTTGTTGGGTAGTTGGCAATCACCCTGCCGTTGACTACCGACCAGAAACTAACTATGCGGGAATCTGTGCAGACCTGCTTGACGTCGATAGTGTTCGAATAGCCTACTCTGCTGGAGGAGTGCTAAGATCTGCTACTGGCGGGGTACCAACTGCCGATGCCTTTTTAGGAAAAATTGATGCTCAAACATCATGGACGCCTAATCATCCTGATCTCAATGTGATTAATTTAGGTGTTAATGACCGTCGATTCCCCCTAGCTCAATTTATTGCCGCTTTCGATCTTTTTATCCAACAAGTTAAGCTAACCTTTCCCCATTCTCCTTTAGCTATTATGATTCCTTTTAGTCAGACTTTTGCTTCTGAAATTCGAAAAATCGCTACTAAACATGCCTGTTCGATAATTGAAACCAAAACTTGGCACCATAGTTTCACTGATGGGCTCCATCCTGATCAAGCGGGCGCTATTACTGAAGGAAAAATGCTTGCACAAGCTTTACAACCGCTTTTACCTCAATTCAGTGTACAATAGTAGTAAGAGTTAATACGAGGAGGATTCTCATGGCTAACCAACGCTTACTTCCAATAAAGAATGGCTATAATTTTCGTGATCTTGGAGGTTATCCCACAGCAGATGGGCATCAAATCAAATGGCATCGGCTTATTCGTACAGGCTCACTTGCTCGTTTAGATCAAACTGATCTCACTGTTTTAGATAATATTCCTATTTCTCTAGATATCGACCTCCGCGCTCCCGATGAAGTAAAGAAAGACCCTGATCGAGTGCCTTCCCAAGCAAAGTATTATCATTTACCTGTTTTTGAAGCCGATGAAACAGATGCCTCGCATAGTGATGAAGAAATCGCCGCGCAGATGCAACAGCCAGGAAACGGTTATCACCATATGATTGATGTTTATCACCGAATGACCACGGCTGCTTCAGCCAAGCAAGCTTACCAGAAATTATTTAATCTCTTATTGAATAATGAACATGGTGCCTTGTTATTTCATTGTACTGCTGGTAAAGATCGGACAGGGATGGCTGCTTATCTTATCCTCAGTGCCCTCGGGGTTGAGCAAAAGATTATTATGGAAGATTACCTGCTAACGAATACTGTTACTCAAGAGTTTCGTAATCACTGGTTGCAAGACATGCGTAATCACGGCGCTAGCGAGGCACTAGTGACAAACCGGGCAGCCCTTGCCTCAGTAGCTCCTGATTACCTAAATACAGCAATCAAAAGCATTACCCAAAATTACGGAAACGTTAATCAATATCTTAATAATTACCTTGATATTACGCCTACCGAAATAAAAGATTTACGAAAATTGTATTTAGATTAGGCTCGATTATAATATGTCTTATAAGGAGGAATTTTTATGCAAATCTCAGTACCATTAATTAATGGGATGTTAGCAGATGAATATGGTAAATATGCGCCAGCAGCTGATATGCTAGCTGACCATCCAATCAAGTCATTTCCAATTAAAATTACCGACGCACCAGCAGATACAAAGACATTTGCACTCGTCTTTATTGATTATGACTCAACACCTGTCTGTGGTTTTACTTGGATCCACTGGTTAGCCGCCAACATTCCAGCAACGTTAACAGATATCCCTGCAAATGCTAGTCGAGAATTAGCAGACAAATTTGTTCAAGGAAATAATAGCAATGCCGGCTCGTTGGTTAATGGAAACCCATTGATTACTAGTGGTTATGTGGGTCCACAACCTCCCGACAAAATTCACGATTATACTTTAATGGTGTTTGCGTTAGACGATACTCTACCCTTAAAAAATAAATACTGGCTTAATGACTTCATCCACGCAGCCAAGGGTCATATTCTAGCAAAAGCACAAATTGATTTGCCAAGTCGTGCATGAGGAGGAACTTATAATGGAAACAAGAATTTTCTTTAATCCAGGCGATTCAGTCGCTAATATTCATGACTATAATGAAGCTGTTCGGAAGGGACAAATTTTTAAACAAGCACGTCATAATGACGAACTTGTCATCGCTAAAGATCCTAACGATAAAGAATACGCAATTTTTTACGCTAAGGATGCCTTACCAGCTGAACACGAAAAATCAAAGCCCTACGAAATTAAAAATCGTCTTTAAAATAGAAAATGAGGTTGGAAAAATAATCCAGCCTCTTTACTAGTTTAAAGTATAACCTGCCAAAACGCAGTAGCTGGCTGGATTCTGAACGTTGATAAATCAACGTCCAGAACACCTAGCCATCCTTGCGGGGGTGGGACTAAAAACTCGCAAGCGAGTTTAGTCCCACTCCCATTTTCTATTTCGATAAAAATCTTAACGACCACCAACAATTTTGGCTGTCGCATTTTCAAGCCGTTCAATTAATGAATCAGCATCGTTCTTAAAGTCATCAACAAATGAGCTTGATTGTGGTTGAATGCGTCCTACTTCATCACCCATAATATCCGTAACGACTAGGTCATCCCCATCCCACTTCACATCATCGTAATGACCTTCAAGGGCTTCATCAAAAAATGCTTGGAGTATATCCCGAACAGCATTTTGAATAACAGCCTTTTCGTCAACTTGCTCACCACGTACTTGATGTTGAGCCAGCTGCATTGCTACTTCTTCCATATTTTCTGGAATTTCAACGCTCATTATGGATTCCTCCTCTAAAAAAATTAATGGCGACGTAATTTCCGCCGAGCCTTTTTACTAAACTTGATTCCTTGAAGGGACTTCTTTTTCCGCTTTAATTGTGAATCAACTTGGTTATCACTACGCTTAGCCACTTGTTGCTTTTGTTGCATTTCGCGCTGACGCTTGAGCAGACGCTTACGTTCATATTCACCCCATGGATTCAATAGGCCACGCATAAAGTCAGCAACTTCCTGCTTATGGTCATCCATCCACGCTTCGGCCA of Limosilactobacillus reuteri subsp. reuteri contains these proteins:
- a CDS encoding UDP-glucose--hexose-1-phosphate uridylyltransferase, translating into MKLMEKFADQVIASGTYEPLDRIYVLNKIRGFVGDEDVEAKDDEPVVNQLVDLAVKRGKIDDGQTAKEILNDQLYDLMTPTPSVVNHKFWEKYQQSPSTATDWFYNLCTSNDYVKVAAIKKNVVFDKPTKYGNLEITINLSKPEKDPKAIAAAAHDTAKKYPQCALCMENEGYRGRLGQAARSNHRIIRITVGGQQWGFQYSPYAYFHEHCIFLDSKHEPMKINRQTLINLVEIEKQFPDYFVGSNADLPIVGGSMLAHEHYQGGKHIFPMMKASIKKELHFAEYPAVDAGIVNWPMSDIRLTSTDTEQLIDLGTHIIKVWDQYSDESLGIKAFDGQTRHHTVTPIIHREDDKFVLDLVLRDNNTNDEYPLGIFHPHEKLWHIKKENIGLIEVMGRAILPARLKDELNEVKKFWLGAENKIADSHLPWAKEVQSGINITADNVDEVMEQELANVFANVLENAGVFKDDAAGNEGWQRFVDALK
- a CDS encoding YbhB/YbcL family Raf kinase inhibitor-like protein; this translates as MQISVPLINGMLADEYGKYAPAADMLADHPIKSFPIKITDAPADTKTFALVFIDYDSTPVCGFTWIHWLAANIPATLTDIPANASRELADKFVQGNNSNAGSLVNGNPLITSGYVGPQPPDKIHDYTLMVFALDDTLPLKNKYWLNDFIHAAKGHILAKAQIDLPSRA
- a CDS encoding LacI family DNA-binding transcriptional regulator → MAVTLHDIADKAGVSIATVSRILNNDVTLSVNEKTRQRVLATAEEFNYTKHKRARNNQVQRVAVVQWYSLTQELDDLYYMAIRMGIERAAQQQGLQTVPVYQNNMEEIPRDVTGIIAIGKFSDSQVQALRLVTSNIVFVDYDSLAAGYDCLVPDFENAVRSVISEFVSEGINDIGMLAGTEKTTDQQIVPDLRRFYFESNLRQQNLYHPEFIFAGNYTSMSGYNAMKKAIATLGDRMPHGIFVANDPMAVGALKAIQEAKINVPNRIALISFNDTAIVKYVYPSMSTVHVATDEMAHAAVDMMIKRLQNPNNDPCKTVVGTHLIKRQTTR
- a CDS encoding DedA family protein, whose amino-acid sequence is MNAWITEFINQFGYFAIALLIALENVFPPLPSEIILTMSGFMTTTTSLSIIGVIIAATIGSLIGALILYALGRQLTVKRLERLLSHRLFKLLGFHQDDAKKAVDWFNKHGTGGILYGRCIPVIRSLISIPAGIAQTSLGKFCLLTTIGSAIWNTLLVVLGAWVGQSWNKIVIIFNDYTTVAIIIMAIVGLYFAYRWYQKRIKKPKFQE
- a CDS encoding galactokinase — its product is MDKQQFLAEYQDVFKEPGKDVFFSPGRINVIGEHTDYNGGHVFPCAISIGTYGVYGPREDTTVAIYSANSAKEEDSKIITFDINDTEPQNAKDEKWVNYFKGMLVYLKQRGFKIDHGFNLYIHGFLPYGSGLSSSASIEMLMGNILKDEFNLDIDEIELVKLGQKTENDFVGLNSGIMDQFAVGMGKENNAIYLDCNTLEYKYLPLELGDYEIIIMSTNKNHSLAGSKYNERVQECEEAVKRLNKKLDINKLGELDSDTFDQYTYLIDDDTLIRRARHAVSENERTKKAIDAMEKGDLEELGRLINASHVSLKYDYEVTGKELDTLAENAWNQPGCLGARMVGGGFAGSAIAIVKKSEAENFKKNVGKIYRDKIGYDASFYDAEVVDGPHKL
- a CDS encoding SGNH/GDSL hydrolase family protein, producing the protein MKKYQPTDLIKFASRTGRWTVKKINNMPTLYTTNLGSYLRFKVSNAKKCQISVLPNQNSLSPSQVFAFRIDGGKWQRAQASLEKIDIPLDSTLHTIEIMAAGNTDIDEVWQGNEGFAIKNIYLDTGEIMAAPQRPVVNFIGDSITAGCWVVGNHPAVDYRPETNYAGICADLLDVDSVRIAYSAGGVLRSATGGVPTADAFLGKIDAQTSWTPNHPDLNVINLGVNDRRFPLAQFIAAFDLFIQQVKLTFPHSPLAIMIPFSQTFASEIRKIATKHACSIIETKTWHHSFTDGLHPDQAGAITEGKMLAQALQPLLPQFSVQ
- a CDS encoding tyrosine-protein phosphatase — its product is MANQRLLPIKNGYNFRDLGGYPTADGHQIKWHRLIRTGSLARLDQTDLTVLDNIPISLDIDLRAPDEVKKDPDRVPSQAKYYHLPVFEADETDASHSDEEIAAQMQQPGNGYHHMIDVYHRMTTAASAKQAYQKLFNLLLNNEHGALLFHCTAGKDRTGMAAYLILSALGVEQKIIMEDYLLTNTVTQEFRNHWLQDMRNHGASEALVTNRAALASVAPDYLNTAIKSITQNYGNVNQYLNNYLDITPTEIKDLRKLYLD